A part of Trueperaceae bacterium genomic DNA contains:
- a CDS encoding adenine phosphoribosyltransferase (Catalyzes a salvage reaction resulting in the formation of AMP, that is energically less costly than de novo synthesis) gives MLTHHVRVGDQERDLKVVNVGAVSVALLNLLGDTALTEAAAEELVKRLPHGVQTLVTPEVKAVPLAHAMSVRSGLPYVVARKTEKPYMVDAYKKSVISITTGKPQLLVIDGEDVGKLRGKRVAIVDDVVSTGGTLTGLVEILQEIGAEVAATMVVFTEGDERDDVVALGHLPLYPDA, from the coding sequence ATGCTCACTCACCATGTGCGCGTCGGAGACCAGGAGCGCGACCTGAAGGTCGTGAACGTCGGCGCCGTCTCGGTGGCGCTGCTCAACCTGCTCGGCGACACGGCGCTGACGGAGGCCGCCGCGGAGGAGCTCGTGAAGCGCTTGCCGCACGGCGTGCAGACGCTCGTGACGCCCGAAGTGAAGGCGGTGCCGCTCGCCCACGCGATGAGCGTGCGGAGCGGCCTGCCGTACGTCGTGGCGCGCAAGACCGAGAAGCCGTACATGGTCGACGCCTACAAGAAGAGCGTCATCAGCATCACCACCGGCAAGCCGCAACTCCTGGTCATCGACGGGGAGGACGTCGGCAAGCTGCGCGGCAAGCGCGTCGCCATCGTCGACGACGTCGTCTCCACCGGCGGCACGCTCACGGGGCTGGTCGAGATCCTCCAGGAGATCGGCGCCGAGGTGGCGGCCACCATGGTCGTCTTCACGGAGGGCGACGAGCGCGACGACGTGGTGGCGCTCGGCCACCTGCCCCTGTACCCGGACGCTTGA
- a CDS encoding V-type ATP synthase subunit B has translation MSSNLLKKVYSEVSYVSGPLLFLQNAPDLSYNAIVQIKDGAGRVRGGQVIEVSKDYTVLQVFEETSGIDLSSTTVSLVDNVARLGVAREMIGRRFNGAGEPIDGLPPVVADKRLPIGGAPINPVARQKPEEFIQTGISTIDTLISLVRGQKLPIFSGSGLPANELAAQIARQATVIGEDTEFAVVFAAMGVTQRELTFFTQEFERTGALARSVLFLNKADDPAVERLLTPKMALTAAEYLAFELGYHVLVILTDMTNYCEALREIGGAREEIPGRRGYPGYMYTDLASIYERAGVVEGLKGSITQLPILTMPDDDVTHPIPDLTGYITEGQIYLARALHNKGVYPPINPGPSLSRLMNNGIGEGKTRKDHKNVADQLQAAYANGLDLRRLVAITGEDALSENDKLYLKFADEFERHFVNQGSADRSVEESLSIAWAILSQLPKSELTRLSNDQIDKYYGAKMDELWGAIRQDRL, from the coding sequence ATGAGCAGCAACCTACTCAAGAAGGTCTACAGCGAGGTCAGCTACGTTTCCGGGCCGCTCCTGTTCCTCCAGAACGCGCCCGACCTCTCCTACAACGCCATCGTCCAGATCAAGGACGGGGCGGGGCGCGTGCGCGGCGGTCAGGTCATCGAGGTGTCGAAGGACTACACGGTCCTCCAGGTCTTCGAGGAGACCTCGGGCATCGACCTCTCCAGCACCACGGTCAGCCTCGTGGACAACGTCGCCCGCCTCGGCGTGGCGCGCGAGATGATCGGCCGCCGCTTCAACGGCGCCGGCGAGCCCATCGACGGCCTGCCCCCCGTCGTGGCCGACAAGCGCCTCCCCATCGGCGGCGCGCCCATCAACCCGGTGGCGCGTCAGAAGCCCGAGGAGTTCATCCAGACCGGCATCTCTACGATCGACACGCTGATCAGCCTCGTCAGGGGCCAGAAGCTCCCGATCTTCTCCGGCTCGGGCCTCCCGGCCAACGAACTGGCCGCGCAGATCGCGCGCCAGGCGACGGTGATCGGCGAGGACACGGAGTTCGCCGTCGTGTTCGCGGCCATGGGCGTCACGCAGCGCGAGCTGACGTTCTTCACGCAGGAGTTCGAGCGCACCGGCGCCCTCGCGCGCTCCGTGCTCTTCCTCAACAAGGCCGACGACCCCGCCGTCGAGCGGCTCCTCACGCCGAAGATGGCCCTCACGGCCGCCGAGTACCTCGCGTTCGAGCTGGGCTACCACGTGCTCGTCATCCTCACGGACATGACGAACTACTGCGAGGCCCTGCGCGAGATCGGCGGCGCCCGCGAAGAGATCCCCGGCCGCCGCGGCTACCCCGGCTACATGTACACCGACCTTGCGTCCATCTACGAGCGCGCGGGCGTGGTCGAGGGGCTCAAGGGCTCCATCACCCAGCTCCCGATCCTCACGATGCCCGATGACGACGTCACGCACCCCATCCCCGACCTGACCGGCTACATCACGGAAGGTCAGATCTACCTGGCGCGCGCGCTGCACAACAAGGGCGTCTACCCGCCCATCAACCCCGGTCCGTCCCTCTCGCGCCTCATGAACAACGGTATCGGCGAGGGCAAGACGCGCAAGGACCACAAGAACGTGGCCGACCAGCTCCAGGCCGCGTACGCCAACGGCCTCGACCTCAGGCGCCTCGTCGCCATCACGGGCGAGGACGCCCTCTCCGAGAACGACAAGCTCTACCTCAAGTTCGCGGACGAGTTCGAGCGCCACTTCGTGAACCAGGGCAGCGCCGACCGCTCCGTCGAGGAGTCGCTGTCGATCGCGTGGGCCATCCTGTCGCAACTGCCGAAGAGCGAGCTCACCAGGCTCTCCAACGACCAGATCGACAAGTACTACGGTGCCAAGATGGACGAGCTCTGGGGCGCCATCCGTCAAGACCGGCTCTAG
- a CDS encoding V-type ATP synthase subunit E, protein MADLSALLEKEASTEIETIRSEAQGRASEIVAGARAEAESIEAARARASKAQGEAMLVRAKSAAQLEAASLRLKAQYEGVESVFAAARAKLDALLADEAAYAPVFRKLLAEALAGAGGQAVKSVVVAARDRALAEKAAAEAGITAPVETADDVNGGVRLRTVDNSIIENTLHGRLDALRGELASEVSAALFGAKAG, encoded by the coding sequence GTGGCTGATCTTTCGGCTCTGCTCGAGAAAGAGGCGAGCACCGAGATCGAGACCATCCGCTCCGAGGCGCAAGGCCGCGCCTCGGAGATCGTTGCGGGTGCGCGCGCGGAGGCCGAGAGCATCGAGGCCGCCCGCGCCCGCGCCAGCAAGGCGCAGGGTGAAGCGATGTTGGTGCGCGCCAAGTCGGCGGCGCAGCTCGAAGCGGCATCGTTGCGCCTCAAGGCGCAGTACGAGGGCGTCGAGAGCGTCTTCGCGGCCGCCAGGGCCAAGCTCGACGCGCTCCTCGCCGACGAGGCGGCCTACGCCCCCGTCTTCCGCAAGCTGCTCGCCGAGGCGCTCGCCGGCGCGGGCGGCCAGGCCGTCAAGTCCGTCGTCGTGGCGGCGCGCGACCGCGCCCTCGCGGAGAAGGCCGCCGCCGAGGCCGGCATCACGGCCCCGGTCGAGACGGCCGACGACGTGAACGGTGGCGTGCGCCTGCGGACGGTCGACAACAGCATCATAGAGAACACGCTCCACGGCCGCCTGGACGCGCTGCGTGGCGAGCTCGCGTCGGAGGTCTCGGCGGCGCTCTTCGGCGCCAAGGCGGGTTGA
- the dnaG gene encoding DNA primase — MADAKDLIKERLNIADVIGEVVALKPAGRGQLKGLCPFHGEKTPSFHVHVDRGYFYCFGCHAKGDVFDFVMRTQALTFTDALRLLGERAGVAVSVGGHEPHKRDLFDVNQLALDYFRSHLSGPALEYLTGRGLEEATIAAFELGYAPAGWDGLLRHARAKGVREADLLGLGLVIENEQGRRYDRFRERVMFPIRDGLSRLVGFAGRVLDAGLPKYMNSPESELFRKGELLYALDKARPEIRRTGEVVVVEGYMDVIALHQVGITNAVAALGAALTAEQGDALARLDARAVKLAFDRDEAGQRAVLAGLDQAVGRRFMVSAIGVPHGKDPAEAVLGGHLEDFRAALSHGLSEVEFRFKRVSERYDVRTVDGQRAVLEELQGVLRPRDVFDPVAAEMRRLVIEHLGIDAARLDEWLTSKARRAPSQTEMRGMSKQRMELGQVRRLELEIVALLLLEPQHLRRRLAVAVDGLPDADADSALLELRRHCSERGYDADAVLSVYRQRDDGAVVLERLLAGDDGGDARMDVDGQLAKALSRLRELRLEAQKEEGAARLLARRAELAQRLASAEAGDADLAALYLELQEIQDVLAARDAERRLRVPAAYSRQRKKRG; from the coding sequence ATGGCCGACGCCAAGGACCTCATCAAGGAACGCCTCAACATCGCCGACGTCATCGGCGAGGTCGTGGCGCTCAAGCCGGCAGGCCGTGGCCAGCTCAAGGGGCTGTGCCCGTTCCACGGCGAGAAGACCCCGAGCTTCCACGTCCACGTCGACCGCGGCTACTTCTACTGCTTCGGGTGCCACGCCAAGGGCGACGTCTTCGACTTCGTCATGCGGACGCAGGCGCTCACGTTCACGGACGCGCTGCGCCTGCTGGGGGAGCGGGCCGGCGTCGCGGTGAGCGTCGGTGGCCACGAGCCCCACAAGCGCGACCTCTTCGACGTCAACCAGCTCGCGCTCGACTACTTCAGGTCGCACCTGAGCGGACCGGCGCTCGAGTACCTGACCGGCCGCGGGTTGGAAGAGGCCACCATAGCCGCGTTCGAGCTCGGCTACGCCCCGGCCGGCTGGGACGGCCTCCTGCGGCACGCCCGCGCCAAGGGCGTGCGCGAGGCCGACCTCCTCGGTCTGGGGCTCGTCATCGAGAACGAGCAGGGGAGGCGGTACGACCGCTTCCGCGAGCGCGTGATGTTCCCCATCCGCGACGGCCTCTCGCGCCTCGTCGGCTTCGCCGGCCGGGTGCTCGATGCCGGCCTGCCTAAGTACATGAACAGCCCCGAGTCGGAGCTGTTCCGCAAGGGGGAGCTGCTCTACGCCCTCGACAAGGCGCGCCCCGAGATCAGGCGCACGGGCGAGGTCGTGGTGGTCGAGGGGTACATGGACGTCATCGCCTTGCACCAGGTCGGCATCACCAACGCCGTGGCTGCGCTCGGGGCCGCCCTGACGGCCGAGCAGGGCGACGCCCTCGCGCGCCTGGACGCCCGGGCCGTCAAGCTCGCGTTCGACAGGGACGAGGCCGGGCAGAGGGCGGTGCTCGCGGGACTGGACCAGGCGGTCGGCCGGCGGTTCATGGTGAGCGCCATCGGCGTCCCGCACGGGAAGGACCCTGCCGAGGCGGTGCTCGGAGGGCACCTCGAGGACTTCCGCGCCGCGTTGAGCCACGGCCTCAGCGAGGTCGAGTTCCGCTTCAAGCGGGTGAGCGAGCGCTACGACGTGCGCACGGTCGACGGCCAGCGGGCGGTGCTCGAGGAGCTGCAGGGCGTGCTGCGGCCGAGGGACGTCTTCGACCCGGTGGCGGCCGAGATGCGCCGGCTCGTGATCGAGCACTTGGGCATAGACGCCGCGCGGCTGGACGAGTGGTTGACGTCCAAGGCGCGCAGGGCGCCGAGTCAGACGGAGATGCGCGGCATGAGCAAGCAGCGCATGGAGCTCGGCCAGGTCCGGCGGCTGGAGCTGGAGATCGTCGCGCTCCTGCTACTCGAGCCGCAACATCTGCGGCGGCGGCTGGCCGTCGCCGTCGACGGCCTCCCGGACGCCGACGCCGACTCTGCCCTCCTTGAGCTAAGGCGCCACTGCTCCGAGCGCGGGTACGACGCCGACGCCGTGCTGAGCGTCTACCGTCAGCGGGACGACGGGGCCGTCGTACTCGAGCGCCTCCTGGCCGGCGACGACGGCGGCGACGCGCGCATGGACGTCGACGGGCAGCTCGCGAAGGCGCTGTCACGCCTGCGGGAGCTGCGCCTCGAGGCGCAGAAGGAGGAGGGGGCGGCCCGCCTCCTGGCCCGTCGTGCGGAGCTCGCCCAGCGCCTGGCCAGTGCGGAAGCCGGCGACGCGGACCTGGCCGCGCTCTACCTCGAGCTCCAGGAGATCCAGGACGTGCTGGCGGCGCGTGACGCCGAGCGGAGGTTGCGCGTGCCGGCGGCGTACTCCAGGCAGCGCAAGAAGCGCGGCTGA
- a CDS encoding V-type ATP synthase subunit F — translation MPKLLVLTDAETAIGYRLAGVEVRESVPSEAVHALEEIIHSDEYGLVVVDEGLIHDPAKAGERAMRGRDLPVLLSVPSLGAAFGEGDDAVTYMKDLVRSAIGFDIKLE, via the coding sequence ATGCCTAAGCTGCTCGTCCTCACGGACGCGGAGACGGCCATCGGCTACCGCCTGGCGGGCGTCGAGGTACGCGAGAGCGTGCCGAGCGAGGCCGTCCACGCGCTCGAAGAGATCATCCACTCCGACGAGTACGGGCTCGTGGTCGTCGACGAGGGCCTCATCCACGACCCGGCCAAGGCCGGCGAGCGCGCCATGCGCGGCCGCGACCTTCCCGTGCTGCTAAGCGTCCCGAGCCTCGGGGCCGCGTTCGGCGAAGGCGACGACGCCGTCACCTACATGAAGGACTTGGTGCGAAGCGCCATCGGCTTCGACATCAAGTTGGAATAG
- the ruvB gene encoding Holliday junction branch migration DNA helicase RuvB — translation MDEVRLRPASLADYVGQRRLKRKLEVYLGAARDRGEALDHVLLYGPPGLGKTTLAHIIAAELGVGIRVTSGPAIEKPGDLAAILTNSLEPGDVLFIDEIHRLGRVAEEHLYPAMEEFKIDIVLGQGPAARSIRLELPRFTLVGATTRPGLITGPLRSRFGIIEHLDYYSDADLAQSVTVDARQLGYGLSDEAALEIGRRSRGTMRIAKRLLRRVRDYAQMAGEEAIDSRRAKLALDALDIDDAGLDRRDRAILGALVERFAGGPVGLDTLATAVSEDRATLEEVYEPFLIQRGLLVRTPRGRMATPATYHHLGLSVPQGQAAPLFAGEPENRA, via the coding sequence GTGGACGAGGTGCGCCTGCGGCCGGCGTCTTTGGCCGATTACGTCGGTCAGCGGCGGCTGAAACGCAAGCTCGAGGTGTACCTCGGCGCTGCCCGTGACCGCGGCGAGGCCCTCGACCACGTGCTCTTGTACGGCCCTCCCGGGCTCGGCAAGACCACCTTGGCCCACATCATCGCCGCGGAGCTGGGCGTCGGCATCCGGGTGACGTCCGGACCGGCCATCGAGAAGCCCGGCGACCTGGCGGCCATCCTCACGAACTCGCTCGAGCCGGGCGACGTCCTCTTCATAGACGAGATCCATCGCCTCGGCCGGGTCGCCGAGGAGCACCTCTACCCCGCCATGGAGGAGTTCAAGATCGACATCGTGCTCGGCCAGGGGCCGGCGGCGCGGTCCATCCGCCTGGAGCTCCCGCGTTTCACGTTGGTCGGCGCCACGACGCGCCCGGGCCTCATCACGGGCCCGCTGCGCAGCCGCTTCGGCATCATCGAGCATCTCGACTACTACTCCGATGCCGACCTCGCCCAGTCGGTCACGGTGGACGCCCGGCAGCTCGGCTACGGGCTCAGCGACGAGGCCGCCCTGGAGATAGGCAGGCGCTCGCGGGGGACCATGCGCATAGCGAAGCGCCTGCTCAGGCGCGTACGCGACTACGCCCAGATGGCCGGCGAGGAGGCGATAGACTCCAGGCGGGCCAAGCTCGCCCTCGACGCGCTCGACATCGACGACGCCGGCCTCGACCGGCGCGACAGGGCCATCCTCGGCGCGCTCGTGGAGCGCTTCGCCGGCGGGCCGGTCGGCCTGGACACGCTGGCGACGGCCGTGTCCGAAGACCGGGCGACGCTCGAGGAGGTCTACGAGCCGTTCCTCATCCAGCGGGGGTTGCTGGTGCGCACGCCGCGCGGCCGCATGGCCACCCCCGCCACGTACCACCACCTCGGCCTGAGCGTGCCGCAAGGCCAGGCCGCGCCGCTCTTCGCCGGCGAACCGGAGAACCGGGCGTGA
- a CDS encoding V-type ATP synthase subunit A codes for MAIEGKIQRISGPAVIAEGMMGARMFDIVRVGKENLIGEIIRLDGETAFVQVYEDTAGLSVGEPVISTGLPLAVEMGPGMLNGIFDGIQRPLDKIREASGTYIDRGITVNSLARDKRWAFTPTVKPGDKVSGGSVIGTVPEYQFTHKILVPPTVSGTVKSVAAAGDYTIDAVVVTLEDGTELKMYHPWPVRQPRPVAKKLDPVTPFLTGMRILDVLFPLTMGGTAAIPGPFGSGKTVTQQSIAKYGNADIVVYVGCGERGNEMTDVLVEFPELVDPKSGDPLMQRTVLIANTSNMPVAAREASIYTGITLAEYFRDQGYSVSIMADSTSRWAEALREISSRLEEMPAEEGYPPYLASRLAAFYERGGRVTTLAGDEAAVSIIGAVSPAGGDFSEPVTQATLRITGCFWALDASLARRRHFPAINWNRSYSLFTPIIEDWYRANVAQDYPELRDRAVTILQQESDLQEVVQLVGPDALQDQERLVIEAGRILRQDFLQQNGYDPVDASCSMTKAYGMLTMMLRFYEQAKAALDAGGTVDEILKNPVIEKIQRARYVAEDEFSAYQGGVMAELDKGFAVAA; via the coding sequence ATGGCCATCGAAGGCAAGATCCAACGCATCTCCGGCCCCGCCGTCATCGCCGAAGGCATGATGGGCGCGCGCATGTTCGACATCGTGCGCGTGGGCAAGGAGAACCTGATCGGCGAGATCATCCGCCTGGACGGTGAGACGGCGTTCGTGCAGGTGTACGAGGACACGGCTGGCCTCAGCGTGGGCGAGCCCGTGATCTCGACCGGCCTGCCGCTCGCGGTCGAGATGGGCCCCGGGATGCTGAACGGCATCTTCGACGGCATCCAGCGACCGCTCGACAAGATCCGCGAGGCTTCCGGTACCTACATCGACCGCGGCATCACGGTCAACTCGCTCGCGCGCGACAAGCGCTGGGCGTTCACCCCGACCGTCAAGCCGGGCGACAAGGTCTCGGGCGGCTCCGTCATCGGCACCGTCCCCGAGTACCAGTTCACCCACAAGATCCTCGTGCCGCCTACCGTCTCCGGCACCGTGAAGAGCGTGGCCGCCGCCGGCGACTACACCATCGACGCGGTCGTGGTCACGTTGGAGGACGGCACCGAGCTGAAGATGTACCACCCGTGGCCCGTGCGCCAGCCGCGCCCCGTCGCCAAGAAGCTCGACCCCGTCACGCCGTTCCTCACGGGCATGCGCATCCTCGACGTGCTCTTCCCGCTCACCATGGGCGGCACGGCCGCCATCCCCGGTCCGTTCGGCTCCGGCAAGACGGTGACCCAGCAGTCGATCGCGAAGTACGGCAACGCCGACATCGTCGTCTACGTCGGCTGCGGCGAGCGCGGTAACGAGATGACGGACGTGCTCGTCGAGTTCCCGGAGCTCGTCGACCCGAAGAGCGGCGACCCGCTCATGCAGCGCACCGTGCTCATCGCCAACACGTCCAACATGCCGGTGGCCGCCCGCGAGGCGTCCATCTACACGGGCATCACCCTGGCCGAGTACTTCCGCGACCAGGGCTACTCCGTCTCGATCATGGCCGACTCCACGAGCCGCTGGGCCGAGGCCCTGCGCGAGATCTCCTCGCGCCTCGAGGAGATGCCTGCCGAGGAAGGCTACCCGCCGTACCTCGCCTCGCGCCTCGCGGCGTTCTACGAGCGCGGCGGCCGCGTCACGACGCTGGCAGGCGACGAAGCCGCCGTCTCGATCATCGGCGCCGTGAGCCCCGCGGGCGGCGACTTCTCCGAGCCCGTCACCCAGGCCACGCTCCGCATCACGGGCTGCTTCTGGGCCCTCGACGCCTCGCTCGCCAGGCGGCGCCACTTCCCGGCCATCAACTGGAACCGCTCGTACTCGCTGTTCACGCCCATCATCGAGGACTGGTACCGCGCCAACGTCGCTCAGGACTACCCCGAGCTTCGCGACCGTGCCGTCACCATCCTGCAGCAGGAGAGCGACCTCCAGGAAGTCGTCCAGCTCGTCGGTCCGGACGCCCTCCAGGACCAGGAGCGCCTCGTCATCGAGGCCGGCCGCATCCTGCGCCAGGACTTCCTCCAGCAGAACGGCTACGACCCCGTCGACGCCTCCTGCTCCATGACGAAGGCCTACGGCATGCTCACGATGATGCTGCGCTTCTACGAGCAGGCCAAGGCCGCCCTCGACGCCGGCGGCACGGTCGACGAAATCCTCAAGAACCCGGTGATCGAGAAGATCCAGCGCGCGCGCTACGTCGCGGAGGACGAGTTCTCCGCGTACCAGGGTGGCGTGATGGCCGAGCTCGACAAGGGCTTCGCGGTCGCCGCGTAA
- a CDS encoding V-type ATP synthase subunit K, with product MSKAVRVLSTISLFTIFGAVAFAQAAGGPSVGAGLIALGAGLAIGLAAIAVGIAQAAIGSAGAGLLAERPEAFGQVLIYLVIPETLIIFGFVIAFFLNNQIGG from the coding sequence ATGAGCAAGGCAGTCAGGGTTCTCTCCACCATCTCCCTCTTCACCATCTTCGGCGCCGTCGCCTTCGCCCAGGCGGCCGGCGGCCCCAGCGTCGGCGCGGGCCTCATCGCCCTCGGTGCCGGCCTGGCCATCGGCCTCGCCGCCATCGCCGTAGGCATCGCCCAGGCCGCCATCGGTAGCGCCGGCGCCGGGCTCCTCGCCGAGCGCCCCGAGGCCTTCGGTCAGGTCCTGATCTACCTCGTCATCCCCGAGACGCTCATCATCTTCGGCTTCGTCATCGCGTTCTTCCTCAACAACCAGATCGGCGGGTAA
- a CDS encoding V-type ATPase subunit, with protein sequence MSSDYGYINARVKGMKAKLLGQAFYQTALDASDFKTFTAGLMQTPYMRELEEAQARASGLGAVDQAVARNVYHTAHGLLTFSDGQARQLIGMLLMRFDLANVKAIARGKHAGKGLEEIQGSLFPAGELKPSLLEQAAVASDMAAAAQVLALARTEVTSAFLRAARRYQNEPDLYTLEVALDQAYYAGMLERAEAAKAPAALKRHLQLEIDAANLRTALKVRGMGAGAARELFIRGGRELRRDTFEALIGDQEGALSALTGGTFAAVVTAVQSDGGLGAAEAEIRKVLDEDAKRISYAPLEIGVVVDYLRRKEAEAAQLRLLARGKFYGVPRAALERELTHA encoded by the coding sequence ATGTCTAGCGATTACGGCTACATCAACGCGCGCGTCAAGGGCATGAAGGCCAAGCTCCTCGGACAGGCGTTCTACCAGACCGCTCTCGACGCGAGCGACTTCAAGACCTTCACGGCCGGCCTCATGCAGACCCCGTACATGCGGGAGCTGGAGGAGGCGCAGGCGCGCGCGAGCGGCCTCGGCGCCGTGGATCAGGCCGTGGCGCGCAACGTCTATCACACGGCCCACGGCCTCCTGACCTTCTCGGACGGTCAGGCGCGCCAGCTCATCGGCATGCTGCTGATGCGCTTCGACCTCGCTAACGTCAAGGCGATAGCCAGGGGCAAGCACGCCGGCAAGGGCCTCGAGGAGATCCAGGGGTCGCTCTTCCCGGCCGGCGAGCTCAAGCCGAGCCTGCTCGAGCAGGCTGCGGTGGCATCCGACATGGCCGCCGCCGCCCAGGTCCTCGCCTTGGCGAGGACCGAGGTGACCTCGGCCTTCCTGAGGGCCGCGCGACGCTACCAGAACGAGCCGGACCTCTACACCCTCGAGGTCGCGCTCGACCAGGCGTACTACGCGGGCATGCTGGAGCGCGCCGAGGCGGCCAAGGCGCCGGCCGCGCTGAAGCGCCACCTGCAGCTCGAGATCGACGCCGCGAACCTGCGCACCGCCCTGAAGGTCAGGGGTATGGGCGCCGGCGCCGCGCGCGAACTCTTCATCCGCGGCGGTCGCGAGCTCAGACGCGACACGTTCGAGGCCCTGATCGGCGACCAGGAAGGCGCGCTCTCCGCGCTGACCGGCGGCACGTTCGCTGCCGTGGTGACGGCCGTCCAGAGCGACGGCGGCCTCGGCGCCGCCGAGGCCGAGATCCGCAAGGTCCTGGACGAGGACGCCAAGCGCATCTCCTACGCTCCCCTCGAGATCGGCGTCGTCGTCGACTACCTGCGGCGCAAGGAGGCGGAGGCGGCGCAGCTCAGGCTGCTCGCACGCGGCAAGTTCTACGGCGTCCCGCGCGCCGCCCTCGAACGGGAGCTGACCCATGCCTAA
- a CDS encoding V-type ATP synthase subunit D — MAENIAPTRSNLLQRRDQVKLAIRGADLLKRKRDALVGEFFALVKSSLEARRELSRASRDAYFALFLANAWDGPEAVGSLALAEERTLEIGLKMENIFGVKVPQVQPPTFDDALPFSPVGAGASTLEAARQFRKLVEAITKVAATETRLRRIGEEIKKTNRRVNALEQLVIPGINYEIRSIRSVLDQRALEEVTTLKRIKAKLEAREKAG, encoded by the coding sequence ATGGCAGAGAACATCGCCCCGACCAGATCGAACCTCCTCCAGAGGCGCGACCAGGTCAAGCTCGCCATCCGCGGCGCCGACCTGCTGAAGCGTAAGCGTGACGCCCTGGTCGGCGAGTTCTTCGCGCTCGTCAAGTCCTCCCTCGAGGCGCGGCGCGAGCTCTCGCGAGCGAGCCGCGACGCGTACTTCGCCCTCTTCCTCGCCAACGCCTGGGACGGCCCAGAGGCCGTCGGGAGCCTGGCGCTCGCCGAGGAGCGCACCCTCGAGATCGGGCTGAAGATGGAGAACATCTTCGGCGTCAAGGTCCCGCAGGTGCAGCCGCCCACGTTCGACGACGCCCTGCCGTTCTCGCCCGTCGGCGCCGGCGCCTCCACCCTGGAGGCCGCCAGGCAGTTCCGCAAGCTCGTAGAGGCCATCACCAAGGTGGCCGCCACCGAGACGAGGCTGCGGCGCATCGGCGAGGAGATCAAGAAGACGAACCGGCGCGTCAACGCGCTGGAGCAGCTCGTGATCCCGGGCATCAACTACGAGATCAGGAGCATCCGCAGCGTCCTCGACCAGCGGGCGCTCGAGGAAGTGACGACGCTCAAGCGCATCAAGGCCAAGCTGGAGGCGCGCGAGAAGGCCGGTTGA